Proteins co-encoded in one Hymenobacter swuensis DY53 genomic window:
- a CDS encoding NeuD/PglB/VioB family sugar acetyltransferase has protein sequence MENPVIILGAQAVGTAALDAFQSNDVVVYCLLDDKAELQNTELNDVPVMGNTDDKELLKLLGKKCEVFVATEDTASRRSLTNMLREEYTVAPVNAIHQRASVSAHAWLGHGNLIGANAVVAGTAKLGDGCIVGPNAVLDVKVEVGDYAQLGAGVILNADVQVGELAFIGAGAVVVAGVKIGAKARVGAGSVVVADVPANQTVFGNPAQKV, from the coding sequence ATGGAAAACCCCGTAATCATCTTGGGCGCGCAGGCTGTTGGCACCGCTGCCCTCGATGCCTTTCAAAGCAACGACGTAGTAGTGTACTGCCTGCTCGATGACAAAGCCGAACTGCAGAACACCGAATTGAACGACGTGCCCGTGATGGGCAACACCGACGACAAAGAGCTGCTCAAGCTGTTGGGCAAGAAGTGCGAAGTATTTGTGGCCACCGAGGATACGGCCAGTCGCCGCAGCCTCACCAACATGCTGCGCGAGGAATACACCGTAGCCCCCGTAAATGCTATTCACCAGCGCGCCAGCGTTTCGGCGCACGCCTGGCTGGGCCACGGTAACCTTATCGGGGCCAACGCCGTGGTAGCCGGCACCGCCAAACTCGGTGACGGTTGCATTGTGGGGCCGAACGCCGTGCTGGACGTGAAAGTGGAGGTGGGCGACTACGCGCAGCTCGGGGCCGGGGTCATCCTTAATGCCGATGTGCAGGTAGGCGAGCTGGCCTTCATCGGGGCTGGGGCCGTAGTAGTGGCCGGGGTGAAAATCGGGGCCAAAGCCCGCGTCGGGGCCGGCTCCGTTGTTGTAGCTGACGTTCCTGCCAACCAGACCGTATTCGGCAACCCGGCGCAGAAAGTATAG